A single window of Cherax quadricarinatus isolate ZL_2023a chromosome 10, ASM3850222v1, whole genome shotgun sequence DNA harbors:
- the LOC128687799 gene encoding NADH dehydrogenase [ubiquinone] 1 beta subcomplex subunit 11, mitochondrial-like — protein sequence MAALSRLSKTAFRLNNDVLKAVNGALVPSNGVFVPRVVGISTSKKNKDTVTVTDAVVEHVKDWSKTEQTAVTKNWISYDSEVEDNTIMHLTFFFGVTLCIVTIGFVWAYLPDFRMVDWAQREGYLELRRREAEVLPLIDPNLISIEKIELPLDEKLADTEIII from the exons ATGGCGGCGCTGTCCAGGCTGAGCAAGACGGCTTTTAGGCTTAATAATGACGTTTTAAAGGCCGTTAATGGTGCTTTGGTGCCCAGTAATGGTGTCTTCGTGCCCAGGGTAGTGGGTATATCCACGTCCAAGAAGAACAAGGACACCGTGACGGTCACGGACGCTGTGGTGGAACATGTCAAAgactg gtCAAAGACTGAACAAACAGCTGTGACTAAG AACTGGATCAGTTATGACTCGGAAGTGGAGGACAACACAATAATGCATCTCACGTTCTTCTTCGGTGTAACTCTGTGTATAGTGACTATAGGATTCGTCTGGGCTTACCTGCCAGATTTCAG AATGGTCGATTGGGCACAGCGTGAAGGGTACTTGGAGTTGCGCCGGAGGGAAGCAGAAGTCCTACCACTAATCGACCCCAACCTTATTAGTATTGAGAAGATAGAGCTACCATTGGATGAAAAACTTGCAGATACAGAGATCATTATCTGA